A region of Paenibacillus sp. 37 DNA encodes the following proteins:
- a CDS encoding NAD(P)-dependent oxidoreductase, translated as MNSSGTTLSDYGWESRFAEMKPAMTGKEAMEESNRCLYCYDAPCIKACPTDINIPSFISKISTGHLKGSARTIMDANPVGASCARVCPTEELCEGACVLNESSKPIRIGDLQRYATDWAREKNEPLFQAAPANGRTVAVVGAGPAGLSAARELGRAGYEVTIYEAKPKGGGLNTYGIVSFRLPESVALWEVDQVEALGVQIRYGVRIGVDIPATQLLEQHEAVILACGMGSVPMLGIEGETLEGVYDAIELVESTKQGVPPALNGLKVAVIGAGNTAVDAATCSVRLGAERVQMLYRRGESQMTAYAFEYTFAKQEGVEFRWFTMPQRIIGDENGRVQAVECVKMELITPPGGGRVLPVPVEGSEFMIECDTVIRAIGQHRLLPLIEAFGLRHHWGVVEIEPHTYRTSHPQIYAAGDVIFGQGVGEAMVVSAAQQGKLAAAAVMKALPGQVEETA; from the coding sequence ATGAACAGCTCAGGAACAACGTTATCCGATTATGGTTGGGAGAGTCGTTTTGCCGAGATGAAACCCGCCATGACAGGTAAGGAAGCGATGGAGGAATCGAACCGCTGTCTGTACTGTTACGATGCACCTTGTATCAAGGCTTGTCCAACCGACATTAATATCCCTTCTTTTATTAGCAAAATATCAACAGGGCACCTGAAAGGATCGGCCCGCACCATCATGGATGCGAATCCGGTGGGAGCTAGCTGCGCACGTGTCTGTCCCACAGAGGAACTGTGTGAAGGCGCATGTGTGCTAAATGAATCGTCGAAGCCGATTCGCATTGGTGACTTGCAGCGTTACGCCACCGACTGGGCGCGGGAGAAGAATGAGCCGTTGTTCCAGGCGGCACCTGCCAATGGGAGAACCGTCGCTGTCGTGGGAGCGGGGCCAGCGGGACTATCTGCGGCACGTGAACTGGGGCGCGCAGGGTATGAGGTGACGATCTATGAAGCCAAACCCAAAGGCGGTGGGCTAAACACGTACGGCATCGTATCCTTCCGTCTGCCCGAATCGGTTGCGTTATGGGAAGTGGATCAGGTGGAAGCGCTGGGTGTGCAGATCCGTTACGGGGTGCGCATTGGTGTAGATATTCCTGCTACGCAGTTGCTGGAGCAGCATGAAGCGGTCATTTTGGCCTGTGGCATGGGATCGGTGCCCATGCTGGGCATTGAAGGAGAGACACTTGAAGGTGTCTATGATGCGATTGAACTGGTGGAGTCTACGAAGCAGGGTGTTCCGCCGGCACTGAATGGCCTGAAGGTCGCCGTGATTGGCGCGGGCAATACGGCGGTAGATGCAGCGACCTGTTCGGTGCGTCTGGGTGCCGAGCGGGTGCAGATGTTATATCGGCGCGGGGAAAGCCAGATGACGGCGTATGCGTTTGAATATACGTTTGCCAAGCAGGAGGGGGTGGAGTTCCGCTGGTTTACGATGCCGCAGCGTATTATTGGAGACGAGAACGGTCGGGTTCAGGCTGTGGAATGCGTGAAAATGGAGCTAATTACCCCGCCTGGCGGTGGGCGTGTATTGCCTGTGCCTGTGGAAGGATCGGAGTTCATGATCGAATGTGATACGGTCATCCGGGCGATTGGGCAGCATCGTTTATTACCATTAATCGAAGCATTTGGACTGCGTCACCACTGGGGCGTCGTTGAGATCGAACCGCATACGTACCGTACCTCGCATCCTCAGATTTATGCGGCAGGAGATGTCATTTTTGGTCAGGGTGTGGGTGAGGCGATGGTTGTCTCAGCTGCACAGCAGGGTAAGTTGGCCGCCGCCGCAGTCATGAAGGCATTGCCCGGGCAGGTGGAAGAGACGGCGTGA
- a CDS encoding nitrilase-related carbon-nitrogen hydrolase translates to MGKISIGLIQASHEIEGSAPVEVHKEAAVQKHITLVREAAARGAKIIGLQEVFYGPYFCTEQNPKWYASAEPVPEGPTTRRFQELAKELAVVIILPVYEVEGIASYYNTAAVIDADGTYLGKYRKHHIPHVEAGEGTNGFWEKYYFKPGNLGFPVFDTAYARVGVYICYDRHFPEGARLLGLAGAEIVFNPSATVAGTSEYLWKLEQPAHAVANGYYVAAINRVGVEAPWNMGEFYGQSYLVDPRGRMVAIGSRDQDEVVIGEMDTEMIREVRNVWQFYRDRRPETYEHLVSL, encoded by the coding sequence ATGGGCAAAATCAGCATCGGATTAATCCAGGCTTCACATGAGATTGAAGGTTCGGCTCCCGTTGAAGTTCACAAAGAGGCTGCGGTTCAGAAGCACATCACGTTGGTCCGTGAAGCTGCTGCAAGAGGGGCCAAGATCATCGGGTTGCAGGAAGTATTCTATGGACCGTACTTTTGTACAGAGCAGAATCCCAAATGGTATGCATCCGCTGAACCGGTACCGGAAGGGCCAACGACCAGACGTTTTCAGGAGCTGGCGAAGGAGCTTGCGGTGGTGATTATTTTACCCGTGTACGAGGTGGAGGGCATTGCTTCGTATTACAATACGGCAGCCGTTATTGATGCAGATGGTACGTATCTGGGCAAATACCGCAAACATCATATCCCGCATGTGGAAGCAGGTGAGGGTACAAATGGGTTCTGGGAAAAGTATTATTTCAAACCAGGCAACCTCGGGTTTCCGGTTTTTGATACGGCATACGCCAGAGTTGGCGTGTACATCTGTTATGACCGTCATTTTCCGGAAGGGGCGCGTTTGCTTGGGCTGGCAGGGGCAGAGATTGTGTTCAATCCGTCCGCTACGGTTGCGGGTACATCTGAATATCTGTGGAAACTGGAACAACCCGCTCACGCAGTAGCTAATGGCTATTATGTGGCAGCCATCAACCGGGTCGGCGTGGAAGCGCCGTGGAATATGGGTGAATTTTATGGGCAGTCGTACTTGGTCGATCCACGAGGCAGAATGGTTGCCATTGGCAGCAGGGATCAGGATGAGGTCGTCATTGGCGAGATGGATACGGAGATGATTCGTGAGGTACGTAATGTATGGCAGTTCTACCGTGATCGCAGGCCGGAAACGTACGAACATCTGGTTAGTCTGTAG
- a CDS encoding M20 family metallo-hydrolase — protein sequence MQTTTGKLINQLRLNERIEQLSQIGRIAETGVCRLALTPEDMDGIIQVRLWMEKSGLTTRLDPFGNLIGRLEGADQVLPILMIGSHIDSQPYGGRYDGAIGVLGALEAVQCLIENGIQPRMPIEVIAFCDEEGSRFNKGLFGSRGITGQLEEGELERQDKNGVTRREALEAFGCSPSDFEEAIYPPGSICSYLELHIEQGPVLESLNAPIGLVTGISGPLWLTVTMKGMAGHAGSVPMGMRHDALAGSARVISAFDDMVREDPEAPTVGTVGSLRVFPDSRNIIPEEVSFTVDLRDMEMERRNRMEARLMNILDDVSSRYGLTYSLTEDTNSEPRYCAESIQSVIRSSAEEIGITLPELMSGPFHDALALSRVCDYGMIFVRSKDGISHHPSEYSSPEDIGLGTEVLYRTIRRMCGGVNQPTILPEEAL from the coding sequence ATGCAGACCACGACAGGCAAACTCATCAACCAGCTTCGGTTGAATGAGCGAATTGAGCAATTGTCACAGATTGGCCGAATCGCAGAGACGGGTGTCTGCCGACTTGCCCTGACCCCGGAAGATATGGACGGCATTATACAGGTTCGTCTGTGGATGGAAAAGTCCGGTCTGACGACGCGACTTGACCCCTTCGGCAATCTGATTGGTCGTCTGGAAGGTGCGGATCAGGTACTGCCGATTCTCATGATTGGTTCCCACATCGACTCTCAGCCGTATGGCGGGCGATATGATGGAGCGATTGGTGTGCTAGGCGCACTCGAAGCGGTGCAATGCCTGATCGAAAATGGCATTCAGCCCCGTATGCCGATTGAGGTGATTGCTTTTTGCGATGAAGAGGGTTCCCGTTTTAACAAAGGCCTGTTCGGCTCACGTGGTATAACTGGTCAGTTGGAAGAAGGCGAACTGGAGCGGCAGGATAAAAACGGAGTGACCCGCCGGGAGGCGCTGGAAGCCTTCGGCTGTTCTCCTTCGGATTTTGAAGAAGCGATCTATCCGCCAGGTTCCATTTGCAGTTATCTGGAGCTGCACATTGAGCAGGGGCCAGTGTTGGAATCGCTGAATGCTCCGATAGGTCTGGTGACGGGGATCTCGGGCCCGCTGTGGCTTACGGTTACGATGAAAGGTATGGCGGGTCATGCTGGCTCCGTTCCAATGGGCATGCGGCATGATGCTTTGGCAGGCAGCGCCAGAGTTATTTCCGCTTTTGACGATATGGTGAGAGAAGACCCGGAAGCACCAACTGTAGGTACGGTAGGAAGTCTGAGGGTGTTTCCCGATTCGCGTAATATCATCCCAGAGGAAGTCAGCTTCACGGTTGATCTACGAGACATGGAGATGGAACGCAGGAACCGGATGGAAGCCCGCTTGATGAACATTTTGGATGACGTGAGTTCCCGATATGGTCTAACGTATTCGCTTACCGAGGATACGAACAGTGAGCCAAGGTATTGTGCAGAGTCAATCCAATCGGTGATTCGTTCATCTGCGGAAGAGATCGGGATTACTTTGCCAGAACTGATGAGTGGTCCGTTCCATGATGCGTTGGCCCTTTCGCGTGTGTGTGATTATGGCATGATTTTTGTCCGCAGCAAGGACGGCATCAGTCATCATCCCAGCGAGTATTCCTCTCCGGAGGATATTGGACTCGGCACGGAAGTGTTGTATCGAACCATTCGAAGGATGTGCGGTGGAGTGAACCAACCAACCATTTTACCTGAGGAGGCGTTGTGA
- a CDS encoding aspartate aminotransferase family protein encodes MSSVDQQPQPLGGTKEEWLEKDRKYVWHHISPHNDHPMIAVSGEGSWITDQDGTRYLDAMSGLWCVNVGHGREEIARSAYEQMKALAYVPMTQSHEPAILLAEKLNEWLEGEYRIFFSNSGSDANEVAFKIARQYHHQNGEPTRHKFISRHRAYHGNSMGALGATGQAARKIKYEPLGVGFSHVPPPYCYRCPFGRNKDGCGLECATIYEEVIRWEGPETVAAVIMEPVITGGGMIVPPPDYMRTVQEICQRYGVLLIVDEVICGFGRSGQKFGHQNYGIQPDMVTMAKGMTSAYSPLSATAVRADLYDTFREPGPDAHFRHVNTFGGNPVSCRVALANLEILERENLVSRAEELGYLLREKLEPLLELSVVGDIRSFGFACGVELIEADGSPAEADKVMKVLASCKRDGILIGKNGDTVPGFANILTISPPFVTTEEELDLIAGSLLAALRSLDAS; translated from the coding sequence ATGAGTTCTGTGGATCAGCAGCCTCAGCCGCTTGGCGGCACGAAGGAAGAATGGCTGGAGAAGGATCGCAAATATGTATGGCATCACATCTCGCCTCATAACGATCATCCGATGATTGCGGTAAGTGGGGAGGGCAGCTGGATCACCGATCAGGATGGTACACGTTATCTGGATGCGATGTCTGGACTATGGTGTGTGAATGTGGGGCATGGCCGTGAGGAGATTGCGAGAAGTGCCTACGAACAGATGAAAGCACTCGCTTATGTACCGATGACGCAGAGTCACGAACCGGCGATTTTGCTGGCGGAGAAGCTAAATGAATGGTTGGAGGGGGAGTATCGAATTTTCTTCTCCAACTCGGGTTCAGATGCGAATGAGGTGGCTTTCAAAATAGCCCGTCAGTATCACCATCAGAATGGTGAGCCTACTCGGCACAAATTCATCTCCCGTCACCGTGCCTATCACGGTAACTCTATGGGGGCACTGGGCGCGACCGGGCAAGCCGCCCGCAAGATCAAATACGAGCCGCTCGGCGTAGGTTTCTCTCATGTTCCACCACCGTATTGTTACCGCTGCCCGTTTGGGCGAAACAAGGATGGATGTGGACTCGAGTGTGCAACCATCTATGAAGAGGTGATTCGTTGGGAAGGTCCTGAGACGGTTGCCGCAGTGATTATGGAGCCGGTGATCACTGGGGGTGGCATGATTGTTCCACCGCCGGATTATATGCGCACCGTGCAAGAGATCTGTCAGCGCTATGGCGTGCTGCTCATTGTCGATGAGGTCATCTGTGGTTTTGGCCGCTCGGGGCAGAAGTTTGGTCATCAGAACTATGGTATACAGCCAGATATGGTGACGATGGCAAAAGGCATGACCAGTGCGTATTCACCGCTATCAGCAACGGCGGTGCGAGCCGATCTGTATGACACGTTCCGGGAACCCGGACCGGATGCGCATTTTCGTCATGTGAATACATTTGGTGGAAATCCGGTGTCCTGTCGGGTAGCGCTGGCGAATCTGGAAATCCTGGAACGAGAGAATCTGGTCAGCCGTGCGGAGGAACTGGGATACCTGCTTCGTGAGAAGCTTGAACCATTGCTGGAGTTGTCCGTGGTGGGGGACATCCGTTCATTCGGATTCGCCTGCGGGGTGGAGTTGATTGAAGCGGATGGTTCTCCTGCGGAAGCGGATAAAGTGATGAAGGTGCTCGCCAGTTGTAAGCGGGATGGCATTCTGATCGGCAAGAACGGAGATACAGTGCCAGGGTTTGCGAATATTTTGACGATCTCCCCGCCGTTTGTCACCACCGAGGAAGAACTGGACCTGATCGCAGGAAGTTTGCTCGCTGCGTTGCGAAGTCTGGATGCGAGTTAG
- a CDS encoding ABC transporter substrate-binding protein, whose translation MYKTLKSGLLVLVLLVVTMLSACSTKPEPAAEPVAASSGGAGEADQPLTKVKIQLKWVPQAQFAGIYAAKEKGFFADEGIDAEIIPGGPDIVIEQQVVNGAADVGITGVDSLLVSRDNGLPLVSLAQISQKSSYRLIAKKSLGITDPAQMKGKKVSTWFGSQQFQVLAFMEKNGLDPKKDIELVKQGFTMDQFFNDQVDVATATIYNEYHVVLESGTKESDLDVFNIEDAGVGMLEDTLIAKKDWVDSNRELAVKVTRAILKGWNYAIDNQNETVDIVMSNVTEGSTTREHQVTMLEEIAKLIRPEGFTEQQVGSFVDESFTRTADIALNYGLIKKAANLDEALEKSIYEEAVK comes from the coding sequence ATGTACAAAACGTTGAAGTCGGGTTTGCTGGTATTGGTCCTGTTGGTTGTTACGATGCTGAGCGCATGTTCTACGAAGCCCGAGCCGGCGGCTGAGCCTGTTGCTGCGAGTTCAGGAGGGGCGGGTGAAGCAGATCAACCCTTAACCAAAGTGAAAATTCAACTGAAATGGGTGCCGCAGGCGCAGTTTGCCGGGATCTATGCAGCGAAGGAAAAAGGTTTTTTTGCAGATGAAGGCATTGATGCCGAGATTATTCCGGGTGGCCCGGATATCGTGATTGAGCAGCAGGTGGTCAATGGCGCGGCCGATGTGGGCATTACGGGTGTAGACAGTTTGCTGGTCAGCCGGGATAACGGTCTGCCGCTTGTCTCGCTCGCCCAGATCTCACAGAAGAGCAGTTATCGCTTGATCGCCAAGAAGTCGCTAGGTATTACCGATCCCGCTCAGATGAAAGGCAAGAAGGTCAGTACCTGGTTCGGCAGTCAGCAGTTTCAGGTGCTCGCGTTCATGGAGAAGAACGGCCTGGATCCGAAGAAAGACATTGAACTGGTGAAGCAGGGCTTCACGATGGATCAATTTTTCAATGACCAGGTAGATGTGGCGACGGCAACGATCTATAACGAATACCACGTTGTACTGGAAAGTGGAACGAAAGAATCGGATCTGGACGTGTTCAACATTGAAGATGCCGGTGTTGGCATGCTGGAGGATACGCTGATTGCCAAGAAAGATTGGGTAGACAGTAATCGTGAGCTTGCGGTCAAAGTGACCCGTGCCATTCTGAAAGGCTGGAATTACGCCATCGATAATCAGAATGAGACGGTGGATATCGTGATGAGTAATGTGACGGAGGGCAGTACCACCCGTGAGCATCAGGTCACGATGCTTGAAGAGATTGCAAAGCTGATTCGGCCGGAAGGATTTACAGAGCAGCAAGTCGGCAGCTTTGTGGATGAGTCATTTACCCGAACTGCGGATATTGCGCTGAATTATGGCTTGATCAAAAAAGCTGCAAACCTGGATGAAGCACTGGAGAAAAGCATCTATGAGGAAGCAGTGAAATAA